From the Synechococcales cyanobacterium T60_A2020_003 genome, the window GTGCGCCGCCCGATCCCCGCTTGCTAATCGTCGAAATTACCGAAGCCGATCTCCAAGCTCTCCAGCGCCCTACTCCATCCGATGAAACCTTAGTCCAAGTCATCGATGAGCTACAGCAGTATAATCCCAGCGTCATTGGCTTAGACTTGTATCGTGATCTACCCCAAGAACCGGGCACAACCGAACTGCGCGAAAAACTGCTTGACGCCGACAATATTGTTGCCATCACCAAAATTGGCGAATCAGCGGCGGACAGCATTCCGCCTCCGCCCAATATGCCCAGCGATCGCGTCGGCTTTAATGATATTCCCATTGACCCAGATGGCATTGTTCGCCGCAGCTTGCTCATGGCATCCACCGATGCCGGGGTGTTCTATTCCTTTTCTCTTCAAGTCGCGCTGCAATACTTGGCTGATCAGGGTGTACTTCCTCAAAACAGCGCCGATCACCCAGACACGCTGCAACTTGCCACCAAACCATTCTGGAGCCTCAAGACAACGGATGGTGGTTACCAAACCATCGATGCCGCAGGCTATCAAATCATGCTGGGCTACCGCTCCGACGGCGAGCCTGCCCAGACGGTTTCCCTGTCGGATGTGCTTGCCGGAACGGTCGATCCAACCTGGGTGCGTGGCAATGTTGTGCTCATCGGCACGACGGCTCCCAGCGCAAAGGATCTTTTCAATACGCCCTACTCGGCACAGAGCGATCGCCAAATGGCAGGCGTCATTATCCACGGACAAATGGTCAGCCAAATCCTGAGCGTCACAGAAGCTCAAGACCAACTGATTTGGTTCTTCCCCGATTGGCTTGAAGTAGTCTGGATTGGAGCATGGGCTCTTCTCGGTGCAGGATTAGCCTGGTTTCTAAGGCATCCCGTGGTTCTGGCAGTCGGAAGTCTGACGGTTATTGTCATTTTGGGAGGCGTAACGCTCATCCTGTTTATCAATCGTGGATGGGTGCCTGTCGTTGCGCCAATTGCAGCATTCCTCATGGCCGATATTGCGGTTGCACTTTGTCGAACCTATCTTGTTGAGAAACAGCAAGATGCGCTGACCGATTTCTTGCTGCCGCAAAAGCAAACCGCATGGTCGCCGGAAGATGAAACGCGAGTATAAAGCTCTTTTGACCCCACTCACCCTAGTTCCGTTGATCAAACGGCGAGAAACCCCTACCTTTATGGGGGGAAACTTTTGCATTCCAATACCCCAGGTTTTCGGTAACCTGGGATAAGCGAACGTTCAGACT encodes:
- a CDS encoding CHASE2 domain-containing protein, translated to MLGTLCGGRYTIIRTIGAGGFGQTYLAEDSQHSTARQCVIKQFRPTTTDAKMLEVARRLFDTEARILEQLGEHDQIPALYDFFEENQEFYLVQEFIDGNSLADEISPDVPFTETEAIALLDDVLQILEFVHGRHVIHRDIKPGNLIRRKRDGKMVLIDFGAVKELNTQFVDQSTRSSFTVGIGTQGYTPPEQLSGKPRYASDLYALGITVIQALTGQSPSQFQADSRSGEIAWHDQAVVSPAFAMILDRMVRFNASQRYASASDVRRSLQQMANLPTSLTHLSPSMLIPESILRNEQITEPPFPRLVKGRLGVGLAIAAAMTVTGLLLGIRQLGWLQPLELKTYDQMTRLRASAPPDPRLLIVEITEADLQALQRPTPSDETLVQVIDELQQYNPSVIGLDLYRDLPQEPGTTELREKLLDADNIVAITKIGESAADSIPPPPNMPSDRVGFNDIPIDPDGIVRRSLLMASTDAGVFYSFSLQVALQYLADQGVLPQNSADHPDTLQLATKPFWSLKTTDGGYQTIDAAGYQIMLGYRSDGEPAQTVSLSDVLAGTVDPTWVRGNVVLIGTTAPSAKDLFNTPYSAQSDRQMAGVIIHGQMVSQILSVTEAQDQLIWFFPDWLEVVWIGAWALLGAGLAWFLRHPVVLAVGSLTVIVILGGVTLILFINRGWVPVVAPIAAFLMADIAVALCRTYLVEKQQDALTDFLLPQKQTAWSPEDETRV